The DNA window ttaatatgtagGGGTCGANNNNNNNNNNNNNNNNNNNNNNNNNNNNNNNNNNNNNNNNNNNNNNNNNNNNNNNNNNNNNNNNNNNNNNNNNNNNNNNNNNNNNNNNNNNNNNNNNNNNNNNNNNNNNNNNNNNNNNNNNNNNNNNNNNNNNNNNNNNNNNNNNNNNNNNNNNNNNNNNNNNNNNNNNNNNNNNNNNNNNNNNNNNNNNNNNNNNNNNNNNNNNNNNNNNNNNNNNNNNNNNNNNNNNNNNNNNNNNNNNNNNNNNNNNNNNNNNNNNNNNNNNNNNNNNNNNNNNNNNNNNNNNNNNNNNNNNNNNNNNNNNNNNNNNNNNNNNNNNNNNNNNNNNNNNNNNNNNNNNNNNNNNNNNNNNNNNNNNNNNNNNNNNNNNNNNNNNNNNNNNNNNNNNNNNNNNNNNNNNNNNNNNNNNNNNNNNNNNNNNNNNNNNNNNNNNNNNNNNNNNNNNaaattacataattttttattttttaaacacatatctcatatataagtataattttttaaaattttgggaGATCGAAACCACTACTCACTCCCCTCTGAGTCCATCCTTGTATATATGTctacttttaattatttataaaagtattttGTCGTATATATTGACATAATatattttgaaacaaataatttttgctaagaaataaataaataaaaaaaacaaaaccaaGACTACGACTTAtaagttgtttatttttttttcaaagatagtagattatatttcattaattattgaaaaatgaaaTACAAAGATGTCCAAAAGTAGGACAGCATAATGAAAGGTGAGGATTTCCCAAAAACACTACACTGAAGGTATTcatccaatggtgcaaggtcaaaaaacgaaaaaaatcttaaagaggaaagaatgataaatcaaattgaatgcaactaagagCTTGCCTCATGGAGATGACGACCTAAACTGGGAGTTCTTTGGATTTCACGGAGCAACTTGACAGAGCTTGCTAGAATGGCAGACGGCATTGAAGTAGAACCTTCAAAAATCAACTGGTTGCGAGCTTTCCAGCAGTTCCAGCAAATGATGGCAAGTAATTGAGGATTACGGTCATCGTTCTTCAACAGGTTAAGCATCTCTGTTGATGCAATCCACCATGTCCAAAAGTCGTTAGGACTCTGAAGGGGAAGACAGTCACGAAGATAACTCTGAGGCCATACATCTTTAATTCTAGAGCAATCGATCAAACAATGAGTGACTGTTTCGGTGGCTTCATGACAGAAGGGGCATATTGGTGATATAGATGGGATGCGGTGATGAATCTGAGCAAGCACCGGGAGCTGGCCATAGAGAGCTTTCCAGATAAATAGCTTAATTTTGTGAGGCAAGTTCAACTTCCATAGATCAATCCACGGCTTTTTCTGTTGCATATAATTAGGGCAAAGCTCCAGAGACAGATGGTAAAATAAATAGCCAATTTTGTAACCTGAAGCTGTATCATATTGTTTGGATTTGTTCAAATCCCATTGCAATTTGTCCCTACTCTGCTGAATTTTAACTGACAAAATCCTGTTTGCAACGTCTTgggaaaataattcttgaataaGATTCTGATTCCAATTCCTATCTTCAGTAATTAGATCTTTAACTCTTGGAACCAACTCAGAGATAGCTTGTCTATTTGGCATGTTATAAATCTTTAAAGGATACGGAGGAGGCAGCCAATAAATCATTAAAGGATACGGAGAAGGCAGTCAAGGATCCTCAAAGGTTCGGATATTCTCTCCAGTACCCACAACCCAATTAAGACCTTTTTCAACAATCTTTCGGCCTTCTAGTATACTCCTTCATCCCCAAGAAGGTAAGACTCTAATTTCTGCCGTTATAGCATTACCATTGCTAAAGTATTTACCTCTTAGGATTTTGGATAATAAGAAAGTAGGCTATGTTACAAGTCGCCAAAACTGTTTGCCCACAAGTCGCCAAAACTGTTTGCCTAAAAGCGCCAGATTTTGGATTCTGAGATCTTTAAATCCAAGGCCTCCTTCTTTTCGTGGGCGAGTCATAGTGTCCCAGCTAATCCAAGCCATCCGCCTTTCAAAACCTTTTTGTCCCCACCAGAACTGAGAAAGTAGAGAGTGAATTTCTGAGATTAAACCATCAGGCAACTTGAAGCAAGACAATGTATAAATAGGAATAGCTTCTCCCACTGCCTTAAGCAATACGTGTCTACCACCTGACGATAGAAGATTGCGCTTCCACCTTTGGATTCTTTTCCGAACCTTTTCTTTGATCATACTAAAAGAAGCCTTTTTCGATTTAGAGACTGTAGAAGGCAAACCAAGGTATTTATCCTGAGCCCCAATATGATTAATATTCATAGAGTTAGCCAGTAGTGTACGAGTAGTGGATGGAGTGTTGTGGCTAAAGAATACAGCAGATTTATTAAGATTTACCCTCTGGCCACTGATGCTTTCATAAGAATTCAATAAATGCAGGATATTTGAACATGCTTCAGGATTAGCCTTACAGAATAAGATGGAATCATCAGCAAAGAGGAGGTGGTTGACCTTGGGACATCGTCTATGTATCTGAAGACCCTGAATTAGTCTGTTTTATTCTGCCTTGTGTAGCAAGAAGGAGAGACCTTCtgcacagaaaagaaaaagatagggAGATAGAGGATCTCCTTGTCGAATACTTCTATTTGGTTTGAAGAAACCATAAGGTTGTCCTTCCACAATAACAGAATAAGAAACAGTTGTTACTAATTCTCGAATCCACATGATCCACCGGGAGTCAAAACCAAACTTCTCCAATATAAACCAAAGAAAGTGTCATTCCACCATATCATATGCCTTACTCATGTAATTTTAGCGTCATTTCATTTTCGAGTccctttttttgttcttcaagtAATGCATACACTCGTGAGCAATTAGGATATTATCAGAGATTAAAGCACTTTGAGGATGAATGCTAAATGTCGCACGTTTCACTTCCTCCATAGTCACTGGTCTTTGAAGCCTACGGTTCATGTGAGCTGTAACCTTAGGTTCAAAATCAGTAAACAGAGGTTCAGTGTTCTCATGACAACGGGAGGAAAAGACGTCCTTGAAATAAGATTCAGCCACAGAAGCAATACCAGCATTTGAAGTAGCCACTTCACCGTCACTGCCAGTTAGTTGCCAAATTCTATTCCTTCGGGTTCGATttctaaatttctgatggaagaaAGTTGTATTCTGATCGCCAGATTTGAGCCATTTTACTCTAGACTTATCTTTCCAATAAGATTTCTCATTTTGCAATGCTTTTTCAAGTTTGTCCTCTATTTCTGAAATGATGTCGCCTCCATGAATTCCTGCTAAACGAAGTTCCTCTAATTCAGACTGTAGTAAATCAATCTCCACCTTCGAATTAGATCTGTATTCTTGCTGCCATCTGACAATCTTATGTCGACAATGCTTTAGTTTTTGAGCTAGGATATACATGGCTGAACCATCAATCTGTTCGTGCCAAACCTCTCTAACAATCTGCCTTATTTCATCATTGGAACACCATCTTTCTTGGAATTTGAATCGGCGTTTAGATCTCTCAGTTCTCGGGTTAGAGTCTAAGAGAAGAGGGGAGTGATCCAAAAGTTGTTTATTTGGccacaaataaaataatgtctTAACAAAAGTTGATTAATAATGAAAAcgtaaattatgaataaaattgattcaacaaataaattaaaaaatttaaaattataaataattaaattatccaAACTAATAGATTATAAATTAAtgtttttaactaatattaatttaaataacattAAATTTCTTAAATCaatgcaaaataatttttttttcaaaatcttcatTTTACAATAgattttattcaagaaaatcATAAATATATAAGATGTTTTGGactaaagataaaataattaaccataaaaattgataaatcaaaatataaattttaaaataaacattatTATAAATGTGTGGTTTCTTAGCTTTTTTCAAGTCTTATATATCATGTATATTTGTAATGTAATATTCTTCATTCCACAAAAAATCTCCAAGCGGTCAAGTTTCTTCAATTCATCTTATATCTCCGACCAATTTGTCTCATTCTCCGACTGCATGTAAATTTTAATTCGTTCTTATCTCCGACCATTTTAAATTTACTTTGGTTTATGTCTAtgtttagtaaatttaaaatgGTCGGAGATAAGAACGAATTAAAATTCACATGCAGTCGGAGAATGAGACAAATTGGTCGGAGAGATAAGATGAATTGAAGAAGCTTGACCGCTTAGAGATTTTTGGTGGAAAAATGAAGAATATTACATTACAAATACACATGATATATAAGACTTGAAAAAAACTAAGAAACCACACATTATGAATTCCTTATATTATGCCCTGCATTTAGATAGAGATGCTGTTTGAAACTCCTCTAAAAGTCAACCCTCCATTGCTAGTAGGATGAAGTAGAGTGTATGGAAATTCAACTGGCCCAAAATCTGAATGATAAATTCACTAGAACTATTGACACGTTATTAGAATAAGACACCTTTTTCGGTCTTTGTTACTACTGAATTACTTACAGTATCATATAGAGCAACATCAACATCATATAGGTCAATAGGTCATACAGTAGTTGAGCATATAAATTTATAGCTCGCACCTTTTGAATGCTTTGAAAATCCTAAGGTTTGTTTGAAGTAATGTTAACTGTCAAATAATGTTCTATCCTGTAGGTAGAAATATATCTTTTAATGGCTAATTATGTTCTATTTCGAATTACAAGTTTTAGTCTGGCCATGGTGTTTTGCAACTTGTCTACCTCATGAAAAATGTATACTTAGCTATGTAAATTCTCAAGTTTCTTTGTCACTTGTTGCCCACATGAAATTCGCTTCAATGAGTTGTTAGTAATCGATCAATTCTCACGAAAGTTTCTAGTTATCAAAGGATTGAACAAATATCTGAAAACTATGATGCTTGCTGGTGCAAAGGTTTTGTATAGTTTAGTTGGTGTTTGGAGAAATCGCACATTGGTGGTAACAATGAACAATCAAAGAAAACTGTAGTATAAAGGAATGAATTTAAGAGATAAGAAAACAGAAGACCAAGTGTGGTATATGTTCTTCTCAGCTTAATATCTGATATGTAGGTTCAATGGTCTATAACGATATTATATATGGCAGGCGGTGGCATGGAAATAGATGGCTAAAAATGGTTTATATTTGTCTAACAGCCATATGATACTTGTAGAGTGGTTAGTGTATCTAATGAGTGCATGGTTAAGTCAAACCTAAAAGTTATTGTAAGTGGAGTAACAATGTGTAATTTACCGCAGGGACATTTGAGAGATtttgacataaaaaaaatatgaaaatagcaaaataaattttgttggttttttcaattttcaatttgttcggtttttaattttttcggtTCGGTTAGTCGGTTTAATTCAGTTTGAATCGATTTTAAACACTCTTATGGACCAAGGTATTGGTAGTCCAAAAATGATTGGATATCCAAAAATGTGATGGGCAAAAgatgaaatttttttggattgaaaaataaaattactgtACAACATaatgatatttgattttaaattttgaatttaattttgattcactATCAATTATAAAGCGTTTTACACAGTCGTACaattatatcattttttaataactattcacgttatcaatataaaaaataattattttttttaatgtaacaTTATATAATTGAATGTACGTATAAACAGCTTTATATTGAcagtataatttatattttcgtGCAATTACATCGATACTTTGGATGACCATTCACACAGCGTCACAAtcaataaaaacaataattacttttaataatatAGCGTTACTTAATTAGATatgcatataaaattattttacctaAATTCTTTTTTAGACAATTGATGTTTTTATCAAATCACGTGAAAACAAATTTCTTTGTGTTGTTAGTACCACTTGTATGgaataattcaaattttatgagatagaacttttttttataatttatataattgttttaataatattttttttaagatttatattttgatttatccATTTTTATTGctaattattttatctttagtccaaaaaattttatacatttataattttcttgaataaaatcTACTGTAAAatgaagattttgaaaaaaaaaatcattttgcattaatttaagaaatttaatgttatttaaattaatattaattaaaaacattaatttataatctattaatttgaataatttaattatttataattttaaattttttaatttatttgttgaatcaattttattcataatttacgTTTTCATTATTAATCAACTTTTGTTAAGACACTATTTTTATTTGTGGCCAAATAAACAATTTATAAATCGTAGTCttggttttgtttttttttaaatttatttcttagctaaaatttattgtttCAAAATATATTATGTCAATATATACggcaaaatatttttataaataattaaaagtagACATATATACAGGGATGGACTTAGAGGGAGAGCCAGTAGTGGCTTTGACctctcaaaattttaaaaaaattatatttatatatgagatatgtgtttaaaaaataaaaaaattatgtaatttagtaattttatatgtattattttttattatataataaatttatgtcttaattgtttaattcactaatattttttacttaactaatttaatatcataCCCTCAAGTCTTTGTACctttcaaattagtttttatataataatctatatttatttctagaaacatcatttatttttttataatactatatttaatatttacatTATTATGTTTGAAATGACTTACGTTATTATATTTAGGTAATCACTTTATGTACTGCAAATTTTATTGTTCTTGTATCAAATAATCATTTTTACTCTAAATTTGCGttgtttaaagaaaaaataaattaaaaatatcttatatcTTGTATCTATAAGCAGTGACAGATCCAGAAAATTTATGTTGGGGGGcaaaaataatatacattactataaaaagatatattaatgtaaattaaaaaaaatagaaatgcacattaattatttgaataaaaaaataaaaaattacatataatcAAATAGAacgaaagatattttttaaaatatttttccatTATTGtttctataaataaaaaatatatattctaaattagtaaattgatcaattgattttagaaatttataTGCAACATAATTACATGTAATAAAATAGAACgaaatataaacaaataattaaataataaggattactaaattgagaataaaatcAAGTAATAGATTATGATTCTAGTACACACACAACTGAGAAGATTATGATTTTTTGGAAATTTCTCATCTCTTGGCACAACCAAAATACTTCCATTGAAAAAATGGAGTAAAAGAATGTCTCATTTCCCCTGAAACTCCCACTTTTCGCCCACAATGCTTCCCAGTAATGAATGTCTTGTATCCACAGTATTCCTTGTTCTATTACATTTATATTGAACCCCATTAACATAGTATGTTCAAAAGGAAATTTCAAATGTGTTTACCAAGGCTCTTACTTTATTTGTGAAGCCTCCAAACCACCCACGACGGATTTGATACCGATTTTACTATGCCACTCCATCATCGATGCAAATCCCTTCCTCACTTACTATGCCGGCGCGTCTTTCTTTACGCTTTGCTCGATTTGTGGTTCACAATCGCTATTATCAATTCTCTGCCGTCGCTAGGAGAAGGAACCCTCCTTTAAGAACAataaaccccaaaacaactttTAACTACATGTTATTACCTATTCCTCTGATTAACTTCGTAATTAACATTTATCACAGAACTAAAATAATTACCCTACATTCATTAGCATTTTGACCGTGGTTCACAAAGTCAACTTCTATGATCAGCATACTCCAAAGATGGCATGCGTCACATTTTTACTGAATATTCTTCCTTTAGTCATCTTAGCCACCGTTTAGTTTGGGCACCACAGACGTCACCTACATATAGATATTAAAATAAGtagttatatattaataaatgttTGAGAGTTAAGTTTAATGGTGTACGTAGTGGGAAGCCGATGGAGGTAGCTTCATGATCATAATTATATGGATGGACCCACGCGGAAATTCACTGCACATGCATTTGCTCTCTAAGCCACTCACATggtaatttcttcttcttcttattctcaaGCATCTGTCACTCATCAATACGATATCTTTATCAGCCATCTTCATTCGGCTCTCTGCAGAAACTGGATTGAGACGTTCATAGATTACAGAATCAAGAAAGGAGGAGCCATCTGGAACGAACTTGTTGAGGCCATCAGAGACTcaaagttgtttcttgttatcTTCTCTGAGAACTATGCTTCCTCAAAGTGGTGCTTGAGAGAGCTGGCGGAGATCATGGAATgcaaaaagaagaatgaaaatgtAATTATTTATTGCTGAATACATATGGTTCGCTTTTTCATACATCttactttcatattttaatttattgtttgaaACAGGGGACTCTGTTTTTTCCTCTTGAAAACAGGGGACTCTGGTTTTATGAAATCTTTGACCAAAAGTTtctacccaaaaaaaaaaaaatcagaacctCCTTTTTGGGATGAATTCATATCTTATTCTTTTGAAACGTCTTCTTACTTTTGGTACTATGATTTTATGGGATCAAAGATCATTCATCATACACATAAAAAGCAGAGATATTTTTGTAAACTTACCCTTTTGGTTCTTTTTGCTCTGTTCTTGgtataaatattaaatgctTTTGATGTGGTGAAAAACAGGATTGGTGGATCTGGTTTGGACATCAGAAGCAAAGCAAGGGtaatctttttagttttaattttatattgctTAATCACACATGTGGATATGTGTGAAAAGCTATCAATTTTCATggtgatcttttgattttttcttttgtgaaAATTGACCTTAATTTCTTTAACTGTTTCAATAAAAACACAGACACTCTCTAGTCCAGTGAGTGATCCTTCAAAACTTCCAAAATGGAACTATGGTGGTTCGAGCACAGGATAGTGAAGTCATCCTATAGTATGATTCATtacccttctttttttttaatttaaatttatttaattttaaattttagattttctttgttaattAGCTTGTGATGTGTTTGCAAATCAGAATTTTGGAggactaaaaactaaaaaaatatatatactttaaAGAATTCAACATAAAATTGTACTTGTCAACAAGCTACAGAAAAGACATGTGATAATACGACAATCATATTTGTCCTGTGTGGACATGTGTCAATCAACACTTGTAGCTTATAGGAAAATTATCACGTGTCACTTGAAAAAGTGGAATATGATATTCATGGTACGAAAAGTTAGTCAAATTATTAGTCACTAtagttatttatattttaataaataaaaatttaaaagtggaTTGGCTGAACTTAGaacatatttaataattaaaaatatttgagggtaataatttgaaaagaaagagtcatatttttttaaatatattttagtttatatttttaattattactaaaataaatgaataattttagatataataaaaatataattatagatattatatattttttccattcctaaaaaaaaaataatttaactgaattttatataattcaattcttatattttgttttttaaaatatagtatattttttatatgtttataaaaaattatcctATTGCAAGTTCATTTGACAGTGGTC is part of the Arachis duranensis cultivar V14167 chromosome 1, aradu.V14167.gnm2.J7QH, whole genome shotgun sequence genome and encodes:
- the LOC107474863 gene encoding uncharacterized protein LOC107474863; the protein is MPNRQAISELVPRVKDLITEDRNWNQNLIQELFSQDVANRILSVKIQQSRDKLQWDLNKSKQYDTASGYKIGYLFYHLSLELCPNYMQQKKPWIDLWKLNLPHKIKLFIWKALYGQLPVLAQIHHRIPSISPICPFCHEATETVTHCLIDCSRIKDVWPQSYLRDCLPLQSPNDFWTWWIASTEMLNLLKNDDRNPQLLAIICWNCWKARNQLIFEGSTSMPSAILASSVKLLREIQRTPSLGRHLHEASS